A genomic window from Nicotiana sylvestris chromosome 11, ASM39365v2, whole genome shotgun sequence includes:
- the LOC138880933 gene encoding uncharacterized protein: protein MKGVMRFGKKGKLSPRYIGPYQIVQRIGRVAYKLDLTPELDAIHLVFHVSMLRKFLGDPSCISPIEDIQVTEELSYEEIHVAILDRQIRKLRTKEVASVKVLWRNNNVEEKTWEAEEDMKSRYPHLFESSGDMLETNMEGVAQISTSDS from the coding sequence atgaagggtgtaatgagatttggCAAGAAGGGAAAACTCAGCCCTAGATATATCGGGCCATATCAGATTGTTCAGAGAATTGGGCGAGTAGCCTACAAACTTGACTTGACACCGGAATTAGACGCAATCCATCTGGTATTTCACGTTTCCATGCTTCGCAAATTTTTAGGTGATCCTTCTTGCATCAGCCCTATTGAGGATATTCAAGTTACCGAGGAATTGTCATATGAAGAAATACATGTTGCCATTCTTGACCGTCAAATCCGTAAGCTACGGACTAAAGAGGTAGCCTCagtaaaagtactttggaggaacaataaTGTAGAGGAAAAGACATGGGAGGCCGAGGAGGACATGAAGTCCAGATACCCTCATTTATTTGAGTCTTCAGGTGATATGCTTGAGACAAATATGGAAGGTGTTGCACAGATATCTACCAGTGACAGTTGA